The Aeoliella mucimassa genome includes the window GAGCTGTAATGAGCGATAAGCCGCGAGGCATTCTGCTGGACGTCGAGGGAACCACCTCGATGGTTTCGTACGTGTACGACGTGATGTTTCCGTTCGCCCGTCGTGGGCTGGGTGAGTATCTCGATACGAATTGGGACTCCGATGCCCTGACTGAGGTGCGACAACAAGTGGCCAGCGATGCCAAAAGCACCGCGCTGGGGTGCGATCGTCAGGCGTTCGAGGCCGAAATCGTGCGGCTGATGGATGCCGACATCAAAGCGACCGGACTCAAGCAGCTGCAAGGGCTCGTCTGGCAAGCCGGCTTCGCCAGCGGCGAGTTGGTAGCCCACGTGTTCGACGATGTGCCGCCGGCGTTCGAGCAGTGGAAGTCGCAAGGAATCGACCTCCGCGTCTACTCGTCGGGCAGTGCCCACGCTCAGCGGTTGTTTTTCGCTCACAGCAAGGCGGGCAACCTGCTTGGTTACTTCAGCGGTCACTACGACACGACGATCGGACCCAAACGCGAAGCCGAAAGCTACGAGCGGATCGCCAAGGACTGGGAACTTGCCCCCGGCGAGATCCTGTTCCTCAGCGACGTCGTCGCCGAACTCGATGCGGCTCGCGAAGCGGGCATGCAAACCGGCCTCTGCCTGCGCCCCGGAAATGCCGAGGTCGAACCCGGCCACGGGCATGCAGAGTTGCAAACTTTTGCGGAAGTAGTTGATTAACTGAGGTTGGCTTGTACCATTCGAGCGGGCTTCAAGTCGCTCTCGGTTTGCCTGAGTTCGACAGTGCGAATGAGAGAGTAGCTCCGAACTAGTGTTTTTCGATGGATTACAGCGATGCCCCAATTT containing:
- the mtnC gene encoding acireductone synthase, with product MSDKPRGILLDVEGTTSMVSYVYDVMFPFARRGLGEYLDTNWDSDALTEVRQQVASDAKSTALGCDRQAFEAEIVRLMDADIKATGLKQLQGLVWQAGFASGELVAHVFDDVPPAFEQWKSQGIDLRVYSSGSAHAQRLFFAHSKAGNLLGYFSGHYDTTIGPKREAESYERIAKDWELAPGEILFLSDVVAELDAAREAGMQTGLCLRPGNAEVEPGHGHAELQTFAEVVD